From one Asterias amurensis chromosome 14, ASM3211899v1 genomic stretch:
- the LOC139947235 gene encoding sterile alpha motif domain-containing protein 9-like isoform X2 yields MDGILKPLKTLEDWNEAMDAARFDCNHAMAQIVPSKSKIRASRKMAFLSAFPKVVKSQQTNCSEVKRTESQTKKHESRSGPRRPHTDQKIQIFVRSSVEQTISLRLLASTSIRNLKGILQEKSGIPLEKQYLYTMKGLLLCDALSLEDHGLECGANLELQLVPGLMGGGKRRKSGAQKKSEATPPRQGEKVHGGQSEMSPRQEEPPCGAASADSVNCRSEPTAQEDTPRGASSAESAPQSSPSSPASKYHQQPVFNLNFNKSVCTIGPSSGNTYNYGIPITADVQRHGEIDKALTDRLLDMLQPLFNDYKVIIGLKNFLRTVSAQLADIVPGSVKLIAHVTSREGLDKLWAMYQSGELAKRLTEILITDELTSENKSDIDLKVTMLESDYKKGCECLESIPGELPERMADWTVHHVKYWLLDIGVKKHFVEELYHEGFDGRALLSYTRDQLMEDFNLDKIGSRLISNGKEVWLKSVNRQPENHTEVTKVDRDESDQMGKGLSVQTTDVMIRATEGTSKHETDTQRDKPNQKIHSMHSESTQVLEPPLTSHPRTPESPDKHIEPSSKDLESSPVAKQVDAGKTRPTTKLVGHCKPTSPDEAKEDSQPSVRPKQRVAPLQLEQKQQPKSSERKRTTSINTTLQHPSTSQDELALQEEHSAQTLSSTPECKTTEISPELLMRRKKTLSTSEKETDVKKQIGQIHDEKAGGSSQTAAIVSQNASKTSTSEDISSVVSCTQQEMPPHRPLRLKSKESHAEEPRLRKLLTGDEHGELDESFYPVLIVNKPPESVMPSEAGLEQASIVQQFGFINAIKWVTVLDFYSKSLVNGLCKLYHDKRMVTLQEPKLFKDFESDVELRNNIDFPDKTLWIFTNGRDDHPSFVTPRMNTQDWNRHRSRDVEASISFFSKPSVIPEGRAVILFLILSDDEIDIICDTFRKISSSFQGLQNITCIAKDPESYAKFVSGVSKWFSEEEIDQISVVGLNWEEINRIMMRMEGIHQTMDHELPCLGGRPSCFLSDKQREEWNDITVIYKNECENTDMDESNPGFEKFAQRKELSFYHGEKVDWWNFALGEKLKGRGCGHVLKRKGFRELLQKMSKPLNSRKFNDSKIVTVTLLHEPGAGGSTLARHVFWELHREHRCIVINRVTNNTVNQVMEVRHYGYENRDAEEIPPICVLVEDLDDMELIDLIAELEEVSKGIDMGHGAVCVLLHCKRSAMSFKITKDESSLEVALYHKMDESEKERFQRKYTELENKEKVLQTGEFKPDNLLAFMVMKEEFNPEYIKNVVSRILHNVKNDELLLIKYCAFLNSFRPDSVIPISCCDSMMGKKSSLMHLGGISHHISSPQQPWEKLVSPSFNIMVLRQDSGIKIFHKNIAEEALRKIMQQSGSQSLSDVTAEFLNSDLLKSKSYSQQNLVGTTKEVLIRRTKLPNETRPEFSDLIEATIFSEGSQAAIEILKLGFEILDNPFVAQQVARLYLKESEFDKASTYADKALKLDSKNAYFYDTKGRILKKYLTSFSQPLLVEQQVMEDDVCRDFTSKSFEAMTIFRKSYEVSKEKTQTEYKSLYAEVDVAFRLLKVIYTCVEPLRTHGGKTQHSKLALSPELTSTFKELKNRIDFVLNLMDDITTYYKDGSHAQVAKNTLDEVKEYLRKCTSLYEKYFGETLSGNYGYPVPTNALEERRIKVKQLKCDHFRDIFDHARAKNEKVLQQSLQLLEQNSSDYSFFDLKTQILVHLALSSMGDKSVMKADDVYQKFVRPLFKERDQRGNFYPPFFMMMFLWPIEGVVSERKDRNDLAYYSSELIRRGDNEDQEQVKRHAKYNMKPRTYFFLGKGTDLRVFAHISELPPAAQYKVDKQDRDGRFWHSDFVKSRLLRLKGILISSTYLVYRSPKGEDIHIKLAVPYKKRTPSQEKVEFYLGFSWIGPVAYAVTAKNTKDEGTFLRFHEAYPKNILSKTNRSSDSLSVVSKLKRKRQDLDLELQTLHKTEYKTEESKRKRDEIQRKLTKAQVELNEALEKLEDSFEDDAL; encoded by the exons ATGGACGGCATCTTGAAACCACTCAAGACATTAGAAGACTGGAATGAAGCAATGGATGCTGCCAGGTTTGATTGCAATCATGCTATGGCACAGATCGTTCCCAGCAAGAGCAAGATTAGGGCATCCAGGAAAATGGCGTTTCTCTCTGCATTTCCAAAAGTCGTCAAATCACAACAAACCAACTGTAGTGAAGTAAAACGCACCGAAAGTCAAACTAAGAAACACGAGTCGAG atcCGGACCAAGAAGGCCCCATACAGATCAGAAAATCCAGATATTTGTTCGTAGCTCAGTCGAACAAACTATCAGTCTACGGCTATTGGCATCCACATCAATACGCAACCTGAAAGGAATACTGCAAGAAAAATCAGGAATTCCACTGGAGAAGCAGTATCTTTATACCATGAAGGGTTTACTG CTTTGTGATGCGCTGTCACTTGAGGACCATGGCTTAGAGTGTGGTGCAAACTTGGAGCTGCAACTCGTTCCCGGATTAATGGGCGGTGGTAAGAGACGAAAATCAG GAGCGCAGAAAAAGTCTGAGGCGACGCCACCACGACAAGGTGAGAAAGTTCATGGTGGTCAGTCTGAGATGTCGCCACGGCAAGAAGAACCTCCATGTGGAGCTGCCTCGGCTGACAGTGTTAATTGTCGGTCTGAGCCAACGGCACAAGAAGATACACCAAGAGGTGCCTCCTCAGCTGAAAGTGCTCCACAATCCAGCCCTTCTTCTCCAGCAAGCAAATATCACCAACAACCAGTATTCAATCTCAACTTTAATAAAAGTGTCTGTACAATTGGACCGAGTTCGGGTAACACTTATAATTATG GTATTCCGATAACAGCTgatgtacaaagacacggcgagATAGATAAAGCACTGACTGATCGCCTACTTGACATGTTACAACCACTGTTCAATGATTACAAAGTGATTATCGGATTAAAGAATTTCCTCCGCACAGTCTCAGCTCAGCTTGCAGACATTGTGCCTGGATCGGTCAAATTGATTGCTCATGTTACCAGCCGAGAAGGTCTGGATAAGCTCTGGGCTATGTACCAGTCTGGAGAGCTCGCCAAAAGACTCACAGAAATTCTCATCACAGATGAACTAACATCGGAGAACAAGAGCGATATTGACCTCAAAGTGACGATGCTGgagagtgattacaaaaaggGATGCGAATGTTTAG AATCAATTCCGGGTGAGTTACCTGAGCGGATGGCAGATTGGACGGTACACCACGTGAAATACTGGCTTCTGGATATTGGAGTAAAGAAGCACTTCGTTGAAGAACTTTACCATGAAGGATTTGATGGCAGGGCCTTGCTGAGTTACACACGAGACCAATTAATGGAAGATTTCAACTTAGACAAAATAGGGTCTCGTCTGATCTCAAACGGTAAAGAAGTCTGGTTGAAATCCGTTAACAGACAGCCTGAAAACCACACTGAAGTCACGAAGGTAGACAGAGACGAATCAGATCAAATGGGTAAAGGACTCTCTGTCCAGACTACTGATGTCATGATAAGAGCCACCGAAGGTACATCCAAACATGAAACAGACACTCAACGTGATAAACCAAATCAGAAGATTCATTCAATGCACAGCGAAAGTACACAAGTGCTTGAACctcctttgacctcgcatccaCGAACCCCCGAATCCCCCGATAAACACATTGAACCATCATCCAAAGACCTTGAGAGCTCTCCTGTTGCAAAGCAAGTTGATGCTGGAAAAACTCGTCCCACTACTAAACTGGTTGGCCATTGCAAACCAACATCGCCTGACGAAGCTAAGGAAGATTCACAACCATCAGTTCGACCAAAGCAGCGGGTCGCCCCATTACAATTGgagcaaaaacaacaacctaAATCCAGTGAACGAAAGAGAACAACATCAATCAATACCACCCTCCAGCATCCATCAACAAGTCAAGATGAGCTTGCATTGCAAGAAGAGCATTCAGCACAAACCCTGAGTTCAACTCCTGAGTGCAAAACCACTGAAATATCTCCGGAGCTATTAATGAGAAGGAAGAAGACCTTATCTACTTCAGAAAAAGAAACCGACGTAAAGAAGCAAATTGGTCAGATTCATGATGAGAAAGCTGGAGGTTCCTCGCAAACGGCTGCAATAGTTTCACAGAATGCAAGCAAGACATCCACAAGTGAAGACATTTCTTCTGTGGTTTCCTGTACCCAGCAGGAGATGCCACCACACAGGCCGCTGAGACTGAAGTCCAAAGAATCGCATGCAGAGGAGCCCAGGCTTCGTAAACTACTTACAGGTGATGAACATGGTGAACTGGATGAGTCATTCTATCCAGTGCTCATTGTGAATAAACCGCCAGAGTCCGTTATGCCATCTGAAGCTGGTTTGGAACAAGCCTCAATTGTTCAACAGTTTGGTTTTATCAATGCTATTAAATGGGTAACTGTCCTGGACTTTTATTCTAAATCCCTGGTGAATGGACTTTGTAAACTTTACCACGACAAGCGGATGGTCACCTTACAGGAACCCAAGTTGTTTAAAGACTTTGAGTCTGATGTAGAGTTGAGAAACAATATCGACTTTCCTGACAAAACACTCTGGATTTTTACGAATGGACGGGACGACCACCCAAGTTTTGTAACTCCTCGGATGAATACCCAGGACTGGAACAGACATCGTAGCAGAGATGTTGAGGCGTCAATAAGTTTCTTCTCCAAACCGTCTGTAATACCTGAAGGGCGTGCAGTCATATTGTTCCTAATACTCTCAGATGATGAGATTGATATCATCTGCGACACTTTCAGGAAGATCTCGTCGTCCTTCCAAGGCTTGCAGAACATCACATGCATTGCAAAGGATCCAGAATCATACGCCAAGTTTGTAAGTGGTGTTAGTAAATGGTTCTCTGAAGAAGAAATCGACCAGATAAGTGTCGTGGGTTTGAACTGGGAAGAGATCAACCGTATTATGATGCGAATGGAAGGCATACACCAAACCATGGACCACGAGCTACCTTGCCTGGGAGGTCGTCCATCCTGTTTCCTCTCCGACAAACAAAGAGAAGAATGGAATGACATAACAGTCATCTACAAGAACGAATGTGAAAATACAGACATGGACGAATCCAACCCAGGCTTTGAAAAATTTGCACAACGAAAGGAGTTAAGTTTTTACCATGGAGAAAAGGTTGACTGGTGGAACTTTGCCTTGGGTGAAAAACTAAAGGGCAGAGGTTGCGGACATGTCCTGAAAAGAAAAGGATTTCGTGAACTGTTGCAAAAAATGAGTAAACCATTGAACAGTCGTAAGTTCAATGACAGTAAAATTGTGACAGTAACCTTGTTACATGAACCTGGTGCAGGTGGTAGTACCTTGGCTCGCCATGTGTTTTGGGAACTGCACAGAGAACACCGTTGCATCGTAATCAACAGGGTTACCAACAACACTGTCAATCAAGTAATGGAGGTTCGACACTATGGTTATGAAAACCGAGATGCAGAAGAGATTCCTCCCATATGTGTACTTGTTGAAGACCTAGATGATATGGAGCTTATTGATCTGATAGCAGAACTTGAGGAAGTGTCCAAGGGCATAGACATGGGACATGGTGCTGTTTGTGTTCTTCTCCACTGCAAACGAAGTGCGATGTCCTTCAAAATTACCAAAGACGAGTCTAGTCTCGAAGTTGCGTTGTATCACAAAATGGACGAAAGTGAAAAAGAGAGGTTCCAGCGGAAGTATACTGAGTTAGAAAACAAGGAAAAGGTGTTACAAACTGGGGAGTTTAAGCCAGATAATCTCCTAGCTTTCATGGTCATGAAGGAAGAATTCAACCCGGAGTATATAAAAAATGTCGTCTCGCGAATACTTCACAATGTAAAGAATGACGAACTTTTGCTCATCAAATACTGTGCATTCCTGAATTCCTTCAGACCTGACTCTGTAATACCAATCTCTTGCTGTGACTCAATGATGGGTAAAAAATCTTCCTTAATGCATCTGGGAGGCATATCTCATCATATCTCTTCGCCCCAGCAGCCCTGGGAAAAATTAGTTTCCCCCTCGTTCAATATCATGGTGTTAAGACAGGACAGCGGAATAAAGATTTTCCATAAAAACATAGCAGAAGAGGCTCTGCGTAAAATTATGCAGCAGAGTGGAAGCCAATCCCTGTCTGATGTCACTGCAGAGTTTTTAAACAGTGATTTACTGAAGTCCAAGTCCTACAGTCAACAGAACCTTGTTGGGACAACTAAAGAAGTTCTCATCCGGAGGACCAAGCTGCCTAACGAAACCAGGCCGGAATTTTCTGATCTTATTGAAGCCACTATCTTCTCTGAAGGATCACAAGCAGCAATTGAAATACTCAAACTCGGATTTGAAATACTTGATAATCCCTTCGTTGCACAACAGGTTGCTAGATTGTATCTCAAAGAGTCAGAGTTTGATAAAGCAAGCACTTACGCTGATAAAGCTTTGAAGCTGGATTCAAAGAATGCTTACTTTTATGATACTAAGGGAAGAATTCTAAAGAAGTATTTGACCAGTTTCTCACAACCACTCTTAGTTGAACAGCAGGTCATGGAAGATGATGTTTGCCGTGATTTCACATCTAAGTCATTCGAAGCTATGACCATCTTCCGAAAATCTTATGAGGTATCTAAAGAGAAGACGCAAACCGAATACAAAAGTTTGTATGCGGAAGTTGACGTTGCTTTCAGACTGCTGAAGGTTATTTACACATGTGTGGAACCACTCAGAACCCATGGAGGCAAAACCCAACACTCCAAACTTGCTTTGAGTCCAGAGCTTACATCCACATTTAAAGAGCTTAAGAACCGAATAGATTTCGTTCTGAACTTGATGGATGACATAACTACTTACTACAAAGATGGTTCGCATGCACAGGTGGCTAAAAATACACTGGATGAAGTAAAGGAGTACCTGAGAAAGTGCACAAGTCTGTATGAGAAATACTTTGGAGAAACACTGTCGGGTAACTATGGATACCCGGTTCCCACCAATGCATTGGAAGAGCGCCgtatcaaagtaaaacaattaaaGTGTGACCATTTCCGTGATATCTTTGACCATGCTCGAGCAAAGAATGAGAAAGTTCTTCAGCAATCTCTGCAACTATTAGAGCAGAATTCAAGTGATTACAGTTTTTTTGATTTGAAAACTCAGATTCTTGTTCATCTGGCTCTGTCTTCGATGGGTGACAAGTCGGTAATGAAAGCTGACGATGTGTATCAGAAGTTCGTTCGACCCCTTTTTAAGGAAAGAGATCAACGTGGTAATTTCTACCCTCCGTTCTTCATGATGATGTTCTTatggccaatagagggcgtcgtATCAGAGAGAAAAGATAGGAATGACTTGGCTTATTATTCTTCTGAATTGATAAGGCGTGGAGACAATGAGGACCAAGAGCAAGTGAAACGCCATGCAAAATACAACATGAAACCTCGGACATACTTCTTTCTTGGTAAAGGTACAGATCTGAGAGTGTTCGCTCACATCAGCGAATTGCCGCCTGCAGCTCAATATAAAGTTGACAAACAGGACAGAGATGGCAGATTTTGGCATTCGGATTTTGTCAAATCTAGGTTGCTTCGTCTGAAGGGTATTCTTATTAGTTCCACGTACCTAGTTTACCGGTCACCTAAAGGAGAGGACATACACATAAAGTTAGCTGTGCCTTATAAGAAACGCACTCCCAGCCAAGAGAAGGTGGAATTTTATCTAGGATTTAGCTGGATCGGACCAGTAGCTTATGCTGTTACCgcaaaaaacacaaaagatGAAGGTACCTTCCTGCGTTTTCACGAAGCCTATCCGAAAAACATTCTGTCAAAAACTAACAGAAGCTCGGACTCCTTGAGCGTTGTCAGCAAACTGAAGAGAAAACGACAGGATCTTGATTTGGAGTTACAAACATTGCACAAAACAGAGTACAAG